In the genome of Takifugu rubripes chromosome 18, fTakRub1.2, whole genome shotgun sequence, one region contains:
- the LOC105419882 gene encoding perilipin-2-like isoform X1 codes for MKNTELLSSPQVMESLARSLTQQLQTTCLVLVSSLQGLPTHLQQEVLSLSHSALHAYLSRAKQLSELPNGVPSVSRVHLEQVRESLDYMVNNTLLIWLVGPFHPHMVAVETPAVSPQDRPVAPPPPEVCEKAEPPQEA; via the exons ATGAAAAATACAG AACTGCTGTCATCCCCTCAGGTGATGGAGTCCCTGGCCCGCTCCCTgacccagcagctccagaccacctgcctggtcctggtctccagcctgcagggcctccccacccacctccagcaggaggtgCTGTCCCTCAGCCACTCCGCCTTGCACGCCTACCTGAGCAGGGCAAAGCAGCTGAGCGAGCTGCCCAATGGTGTGCCGAGCGTCAGCCGGGTCCATCTGGAGCAGGTCAGGGAGTCCCTGGACTACATGGTCAACAACACACTGCTCATCTGGCTGGTGGGGCCCTTTCATCCCCACATGGTGGCCGTGGAGACCCCAGCCGTGAGCCCCCAGGACCGGCCTGTGGCCCCACCCCCTCCAGAGGTGTGTGAGAAGGCGGAGCCTCCTCAGGAAGCCTGA
- the LOC105419882 gene encoding perilipin-2-like isoform X2 — translation MESLARSLTQQLQTTCLVLVSSLQGLPTHLQQEVLSLSHSALHAYLSRAKQLSELPNGVPSVSRVHLEQVRESLDYMVNNTLLIWLVGPFHPHMVAVETPAVSPQDRPVAPPPPEVCEKAEPPQEA, via the coding sequence ATGGAGTCCCTGGCCCGCTCCCTgacccagcagctccagaccacctgcctggtcctggtctccagcctgcagggcctccccacccacctccagcaggaggtgCTGTCCCTCAGCCACTCCGCCTTGCACGCCTACCTGAGCAGGGCAAAGCAGCTGAGCGAGCTGCCCAATGGTGTGCCGAGCGTCAGCCGGGTCCATCTGGAGCAGGTCAGGGAGTCCCTGGACTACATGGTCAACAACACACTGCTCATCTGGCTGGTGGGGCCCTTTCATCCCCACATGGTGGCCGTGGAGACCCCAGCCGTGAGCCCCCAGGACCGGCCTGTGGCCCCACCCCCTCCAGAGGTGTGTGAGAAGGCGGAGCCTCCTCAGGAAGCCTGA